From the Oligoflexia bacterium genome, one window contains:
- a CDS encoding AAA family ATPase, with product MINRLISESIAKTKKSILLLGPRQVGKSTLVSRLTPDLSINLADEVEFMTHSSHPEELAKLIELQSAKSIFIDEIQRLPRILNTVQALADKQKGLKFYLTGSSARKLKRGGANLLPGRVLNFKLGPLVAAEMAYKFDTKKILSRGSLPEAYLEGQSNEAEHLLKSYAANYLKEEIKAEALTRNIESFARFLNESVLSVAQFMDLTKIAKKAKISRHAIPRYFEILEDTLIGYRVFPFAPLAESEDLIRHPKFYLFDNGVYNGMLQNFIPSADRIGILAEQLVFIQILHSAWAWNKDITISSFRTRKGIEVDFIAETKNGTVAIEVKAGDRFTTEDGDGLLYFQKVFPRHSGLFIFHMGHTERRMGPIWALPWQKGLRELGL from the coding sequence ATGATCAACAGATTAATTTCCGAGTCTATTGCTAAAACTAAGAAAAGCATCTTACTTCTTGGTCCGCGCCAAGTCGGCAAATCCACATTGGTATCGCGATTAACTCCCGATCTATCTATCAATTTGGCTGATGAAGTTGAATTTATGACACATTCATCTCACCCAGAAGAACTTGCCAAGCTGATCGAATTGCAATCGGCTAAATCCATTTTTATTGATGAGATTCAACGCCTGCCCCGTATTCTTAATACAGTGCAGGCCTTAGCTGATAAACAAAAGGGGTTAAAATTTTATCTCACCGGCTCAAGCGCCAGAAAATTGAAACGTGGCGGAGCGAATTTACTGCCTGGACGAGTACTCAATTTCAAATTAGGCCCACTCGTAGCCGCCGAAATGGCTTATAAGTTTGATACAAAAAAGATTTTGAGCCGAGGTTCACTCCCTGAAGCTTATCTCGAGGGTCAATCAAACGAGGCCGAACACTTGCTAAAATCTTATGCCGCTAATTATCTTAAAGAAGAAATCAAAGCTGAAGCTCTGACGAGAAATATTGAATCATTTGCTCGTTTTCTCAATGAATCTGTTTTATCCGTCGCTCAATTTATGGATCTGACTAAAATCGCCAAGAAAGCAAAAATATCTCGGCATGCGATCCCCCGATATTTTGAAATTCTGGAGGACACCCTAATTGGTTATCGTGTTTTTCCATTCGCACCTCTCGCAGAGTCAGAAGACCTTATTCGTCACCCTAAATTCTATCTGTTCGATAACGGTGTCTATAATGGTATGCTACAAAACTTCATTCCCAGCGCTGACAGAATTGGAATTCTAGCAGAACAACTTGTTTTCATACAAATTTTGCACTCAGCATGGGCGTGGAATAAAGACATAACCATCTCTTCATTTCGGACAAGAAAAGGAATTGAGGTCGACTTTATTGCCGAAACCAAAAACGGTACGGTGGCCATAGAGGTTAAAGCTGGCGACAGATTTACTACGGAAGACGGGGATGGCTTGCTCTATTTCCAGAAGGTTTTTCCCCGCCATTCGGGGCTTTTTATTTTTCACATGGGACACACCGAGCGTCGTATGGGTCCGATATGGGCCCTTCCATGGCAAAAGGGTCTTCGCGAATTGGGATTATAA
- a CDS encoding AAA family ATPase — protein sequence MAHQRQRLLQAQILKSIKHSPIVGIVGQRQTGKTTLTESLVSGERYVSLDQAVQLAAARTNPEAFLDRGTTLFGIDECQLAPELFPALKEAVRVLKKPGRFLLTGSVRFTSRKIIRESLTGRIVTHELLPLCIAELNDYKLGDVVNFLRLSLSEMQKICKNKIQLISEKSVADYLLKGGLPGICFFRDPHVRAERFNAHLDTLLRRDIQLVLETTLPFEKLFKTMQYFAFNQGKPLSISELSRFTRISAPSLRKLVPALEALFLIRRIETIGDRKKEIFFLEDQGMASFLTPRIDAEVDLLRFVFSQCLAQIKYLHPHSSIRSYETRGGARVPLVLDVSGKMTGLIPTTLETPDTTAIASAESFLRRNPKAVVAILTRGKVVVPLSSKIIIVPYRAIV from the coding sequence ATGGCTCATCAAAGACAACGTCTGTTACAGGCCCAAATTCTGAAAAGCATTAAGCATAGCCCCATTGTGGGAATCGTCGGTCAACGCCAGACGGGCAAGACCACGCTCACGGAGAGTTTGGTTTCTGGCGAACGCTATGTAAGTCTAGACCAAGCAGTTCAATTAGCTGCTGCTCGCACAAATCCAGAAGCATTTTTAGATCGCGGAACCACTCTTTTCGGTATTGACGAATGCCAACTCGCACCCGAACTTTTTCCAGCACTCAAAGAGGCTGTCCGAGTTTTAAAAAAACCAGGCCGATTTTTACTTACAGGGTCAGTGCGCTTTACTTCTAGAAAAATTATTCGCGAAAGTCTCACCGGGCGCATAGTGACCCATGAACTACTGCCCTTATGCATAGCTGAACTTAATGATTACAAACTTGGTGATGTCGTCAATTTTTTGAGACTTTCATTAAGTGAAATGCAAAAAATTTGCAAAAATAAGATTCAGCTCATTTCTGAAAAAAGTGTTGCCGACTATCTACTCAAAGGGGGGCTTCCCGGAATTTGCTTTTTTCGCGACCCCCATGTGAGGGCTGAACGTTTCAATGCACACTTAGATACATTGCTCCGCAGAGATATCCAATTAGTTCTTGAAACCACTCTGCCTTTCGAAAAACTTTTTAAAACAATGCAGTATTTCGCCTTTAATCAAGGAAAACCACTTTCCATTTCTGAGCTCAGTCGCTTTACACGCATTTCTGCACCAAGTTTGAGAAAATTAGTTCCCGCCTTAGAGGCCTTATTTCTTATTCGGCGAATAGAAACTATCGGTGACAGAAAAAAAGAAATTTTCTTTTTAGAAGACCAAGGTATGGCCTCATTTTTAACTCCAAGGATTGATGCAGAGGTCGATCTTTTGCGATTTGTTTTTTCACAGTGTTTAGCACAAATAAAATACCTTCACCCTCACAGCTCCATTCGGAGCTATGAAACACGAGGCGGCGCTAGAGTACCTCTTGTATTAGATGTCTCTGGAAAAATGACCGGCTTAATTCCCACCACACTAGAAACGCCCGATACTACAGCGATAGCTTCGGCAGAAAGTTTTTTGAGACGCAATCCAAAAGCGGTCGTTGCAATTCTGACCCGAGGCAAAGTCGTAGTTCCACTAAGCTCAAAAATAATTATCGTACCTTATCGCGCCATTGTTTAA
- a CDS encoding tail fiber domain-containing protein — protein MSYNHSLVNWSASENNNNNGWYQDFSNGNENVNTTNPTAKLHVYQTGGAGTVISKFINDAATCSVTDAGMSCASDVRLKTDIQPIEHGLDKVRSLDGVTFRWKNGSASDQRSMGFIAQEVEKVAPELVRNDKDSGFKQVNYSNFVALLTQAVKELYNKIVGVSDNVAAMKIENIIKDRQIQSLQQENFQMKNENAAIKARLEKIEKALQSK, from the coding sequence GTGAGTTATAATCATTCGCTGGTAAACTGGTCCGCCTCAGAGAACAACAACAATAACGGGTGGTACCAGGACTTTTCCAATGGAAACGAGAATGTCAACACAACAAACCCAACTGCCAAGCTGCATGTTTACCAAACTGGAGGCGCTGGAACAGTCATCTCTAAGTTCATAAACGATGCGGCTACTTGCTCTGTTACAGATGCCGGTATGAGTTGCGCATCAGACGTTCGACTTAAGACTGATATTCAACCCATCGAGCATGGACTTGATAAAGTTAGGTCTCTTGATGGTGTCACGTTCCGCTGGAAAAACGGTAGTGCTTCAGATCAAAGATCTATGGGCTTTATCGCTCAAGAAGTAGAAAAAGTTGCTCCTGAACTTGTTCGTAACGATAAGGATTCAGGTTTTAAACAAGTTAATTACTCAAACTTCGTGGCACTCCTCACACAAGCTGTTAAAGAGCTTTATAATAAAATTGTTGGCGTTTCTGACAACGTTGCAGCCATGAAGATAGAAAACATCATTAAAGACCGCCAAATCCAATCCTTGCAGCAAGAAAATTTTCAGATGAAAAACGAGAACGCTGCAATCAAAGCTCGTCTTGAAAAAATCGAAAAAGCCCTTCAGTCGAAATAA
- a CDS encoding putative addiction module antidote protein: MGFMPIALGDVAKAHGLSKLADVSGINRRTLYKIFDKQGNPSFEVVSRVLGNLGLELQVRPKKGKRAKAS; the protein is encoded by the coding sequence ATGGGTTTCATGCCCATAGCTCTTGGCGATGTTGCTAAGGCTCACGGGCTTTCAAAACTTGCCGATGTGAGCGGTATTAATCGCAGAACTCTTTATAAGATATTTGATAAGCAAGGTAATCCAAGTTTTGAAGTCGTAAGTCGCGTGCTCGGTAACTTGGGCCTTGAATTACAAGTCCGCCCGAAGAAGGGCAAACGCGCCAAAGCTTCTTAA
- a CDS encoding TIGR02757 family protein: MTRIDLLRHRLLEVENSFDFSGEIKNDPLALVLRFSDSNDREVAALIAAVFAYGNVRQIQNSLEKIFLLLGPQPSKKLKTTTGKQWKKLIPQSFKHRFNTADDLGLLLTWLGHALKNHGSLENLFKVSSKNLDIAVRLENFINALTSQPSAPYIKPKSRGALFFFPKPSGKSACKRLLLFLRWVCGTGPMDLSLWKSVNLADLIIPVDTHVLRISKHLGFTKRKDNSWQTAVEITEALKQLDALNPTRFDFALCHLGISQECPSRFNVQICGHCRMKEHCLTFGKATKKLETRAIKHYNKTSR, from the coding sequence ATGACAAGAATTGACCTTTTGCGCCATCGCCTCTTAGAGGTTGAAAATAGTTTTGATTTTTCAGGCGAAATTAAAAATGACCCACTCGCACTAGTACTTAGGTTTTCAGATTCTAATGATCGCGAAGTAGCAGCCCTCATAGCAGCTGTTTTTGCGTATGGAAATGTAAGGCAAATCCAAAATAGTTTAGAAAAAATATTTCTACTCTTAGGGCCGCAGCCATCTAAAAAATTAAAAACTACTACCGGTAAACAATGGAAAAAACTCATCCCACAAAGCTTTAAACATCGATTTAATACTGCTGATGATTTAGGTTTACTTCTCACCTGGCTAGGCCATGCACTCAAAAACCATGGAAGTTTAGAAAATCTTTTTAAGGTTAGTTCCAAAAACCTTGATATCGCTGTTCGACTTGAAAATTTTATTAACGCCTTAACAAGTCAACCAAGTGCGCCATATATAAAACCCAAATCAAGAGGCGCATTATTCTTTTTTCCAAAACCCTCAGGTAAGAGTGCATGTAAGCGACTACTTTTATTTTTAAGATGGGTTTGCGGCACAGGCCCCATGGATCTTAGCCTTTGGAAATCAGTAAACTTAGCTGATCTCATCATACCCGTAGACACTCACGTTTTAAGAATATCTAAACACCTAGGTTTTACTAAGCGTAAAGACAACTCATGGCAAACAGCCGTTGAGATTACTGAAGCATTAAAACAATTAGACGCACTTAACCCCACACGATTTGATTTTGCTCTTTGTCATTTAGGAATTTCACAAGAATGTCCAAGTCGATTTAATGTACAGATTTGCGGCCATTGTCGCATGAAAGAGCACTGTTTGACTTTTGGAAAAGCCACAAAGAAGCTTGAAACTCGAGCGATCAAGCATTACAACAAAACCTCACGCTGA